In Myxococcus stipitatus, the following are encoded in one genomic region:
- a CDS encoding L,D-transpeptidase family protein, which translates to MSATASPSVEQNSAPSPDGNALALNAAGGDEGMRGTPPRDADFSGDDSAPGDESAARDTTHSMDGGTRVAVASPSAGTSPGELHAAWTRTAPVLDPDGGLARPAATSRSATSETITAAQEPSLAIDPALSALPKPEQGESLSTDSDSDTDSESPPPLPAEQLVVIPDKKNPAEELVLGPDGEPLEDTSYVLDDPALGLDDDGAPRPTAASGADAGTEPVAIPYQPDAGSLRVLRSIAVRSEPRQNAPPLGTVAQDMRILWKSETAMRGPECDTWVEIQPRGWVCERYLERNFREPRVRDLPRLREGELTPGTYARVVGKRVRAYPSLALARARKKGVLLKGSVTVKLRGQVRVGRRTFWRTTDGQYLEARVLREYRPSSFVGVDAEQLSELSTPFAWAQSRTKPSAPVEVKMAPDAKAARETVLPPRTLVAVRELSADGRWVLIAEDHWVARDDLHVAWFSHAPPGVEAGSRWVDVDLDAQVLVAYEGERPVYATLISSGKPGTDTPEGLFRVWIKFAEADMTGNGTAGNDTYRVATVPWTMFFEQDYALHTAYWHDRFGEPTSHGCVNLAPRDAKALYGWTSPEVPTGWSMVHASPDAPGSWVRIRGQARIPVKERKVRVAASTRALR; encoded by the coding sequence ATGTCCGCGACCGCTTCGCCATCCGTGGAGCAGAACAGTGCTCCATCGCCGGATGGGAACGCGCTGGCCTTGAATGCGGCAGGTGGCGACGAGGGCATGCGCGGTACTCCTCCGAGGGACGCTGATTTCAGTGGAGACGACTCCGCCCCGGGAGACGAGAGCGCGGCGCGCGACACAACCCACTCCATGGATGGCGGAACACGCGTGGCTGTCGCTTCGCCTTCCGCGGGAACCTCGCCGGGAGAGCTCCATGCCGCGTGGACACGGACCGCGCCCGTGCTCGACCCGGATGGGGGGCTCGCGCGTCCTGCTGCGACATCTCGTTCCGCGACGTCCGAGACAATCACCGCCGCGCAGGAACCCTCGCTCGCCATCGACCCCGCGCTCAGCGCCCTCCCCAAGCCCGAGCAGGGAGAATCCCTCTCCACGGACTCGGACTCGGACACGGATTCAGAGAGCCCACCGCCGCTCCCCGCCGAGCAGCTCGTCGTCATCCCCGACAAGAAGAACCCGGCCGAGGAGCTCGTGTTGGGTCCGGATGGCGAACCCCTGGAGGACACCAGCTACGTGCTCGACGACCCGGCGCTGGGGCTCGATGACGACGGGGCCCCTCGGCCCACGGCGGCGAGTGGCGCGGATGCCGGCACGGAACCTGTCGCCATTCCCTACCAACCCGACGCGGGCTCTCTGCGTGTGCTCCGCTCCATCGCGGTCCGCTCCGAGCCTCGTCAGAACGCGCCGCCCCTGGGCACCGTGGCCCAGGACATGCGCATCCTGTGGAAGAGCGAGACCGCCATGCGCGGTCCGGAGTGCGACACCTGGGTCGAAATCCAGCCGCGAGGTTGGGTCTGCGAGCGCTACCTCGAACGCAACTTCCGCGAGCCGCGTGTCCGCGACCTGCCCCGTCTGCGCGAAGGTGAGCTCACCCCCGGCACCTACGCGCGTGTCGTCGGCAAGCGCGTGCGCGCCTATCCGAGCCTCGCGCTCGCCCGCGCACGCAAGAAGGGTGTCCTGCTCAAGGGCTCCGTGACGGTGAAGCTGCGCGGACAGGTGCGCGTGGGCCGGCGCACCTTCTGGCGCACCACGGATGGCCAGTACCTGGAGGCGCGAGTCCTCCGCGAGTACCGCCCCTCCTCTTTTGTCGGCGTGGACGCGGAGCAGCTGTCGGAGCTGTCCACGCCGTTCGCGTGGGCGCAGTCGCGAACGAAGCCCTCCGCGCCCGTGGAGGTGAAGATGGCGCCGGACGCGAAGGCCGCGCGGGAGACGGTGCTTCCACCCCGGACCCTCGTGGCGGTGCGAGAGCTCTCCGCCGATGGCCGCTGGGTCCTCATCGCGGAGGACCACTGGGTGGCGCGGGACGACCTTCACGTCGCCTGGTTCTCCCACGCTCCGCCGGGCGTCGAGGCTGGCTCGCGTTGGGTGGACGTGGACCTGGATGCGCAGGTGCTCGTGGCCTACGAGGGAGAGCGCCCCGTGTACGCCACGCTCATCTCCTCCGGGAAGCCGGGCACGGACACGCCCGAGGGACTCTTCCGCGTCTGGATAAAATTCGCCGAGGCGGACATGACGGGCAACGGGACCGCGGGCAATGACACCTACCGCGTGGCCACCGTGCCGTGGACCATGTTCTTCGAGCAGGACTACGCGCTGCACACCGCCTACTGGCACGACCGCTTCGGCGAGCCCACGAGCCACGGCTGCGTCAACCTGGCTCCGCGCGACGCCAAGGCGCTCTACGGCTGGACCTCGCCCGAGGTGCCCACCGGCTGGTCC
- a CDS encoding C39 family peptidase: MNARSLTTLAFILASTQTACVAQQRGLEDSPLDEPGPPARLWRRSASERDFDRFAREGAALTAEGVLVLDASARTESTPIAAGRMEDGSTRYHEGPYRLGRAVSEVQLVPGGFTSVVPSFDVLTPPGTWVKVTLAARIDGAWTKDYELGVWAFDKEPVARHSVDGQGDADGHVSTDTLNLKRRADALRMAVWLYSSQPEVSPRVRALSAAVSDKRGVASDAVSDQAAWGTVLEVPGYSQMLYPEGGPVWCSPTSTSMLLAYWGRKLAKPALETTVPLSADRTYDWVYKGTGNWAFNTAYASAIGEGVLHGAVMRLDGFAQVERLIALGIPVSISIAYAEGELTGSPVRSSDGHLIVLKGFTPEGDVVCNDPAFKTNETVAVTYKRDELWRAWQHSRGMAYVLWPVGTALPAELVGLLR, encoded by the coding sequence GTGAACGCCCGCTCCCTGACGACGCTTGCCTTCATCCTGGCTTCCACGCAGACGGCCTGTGTCGCGCAGCAGCGAGGCCTCGAGGATTCTCCGTTGGATGAGCCAGGGCCTCCGGCGCGGCTGTGGCGTCGCAGCGCGAGTGAGAGGGACTTCGACCGCTTCGCCCGTGAGGGCGCGGCGCTGACGGCGGAGGGCGTCCTGGTGTTGGATGCCTCGGCTCGGACGGAGAGCACGCCGATTGCCGCGGGCCGCATGGAGGATGGCAGCACGCGCTACCACGAGGGTCCCTATCGCCTGGGGCGCGCGGTCTCCGAGGTCCAGCTGGTGCCGGGTGGTTTCACCAGCGTGGTGCCTTCGTTCGACGTGCTCACGCCTCCGGGCACCTGGGTGAAGGTGACGCTCGCGGCGCGCATCGACGGCGCGTGGACGAAGGACTACGAGCTGGGAGTCTGGGCCTTCGACAAGGAGCCCGTGGCGCGGCACAGCGTGGACGGACAGGGGGACGCGGATGGGCATGTGTCCACCGACACGCTCAACCTCAAGCGCCGCGCGGATGCGTTGCGGATGGCGGTGTGGCTGTACTCGTCCCAGCCGGAGGTGTCGCCTCGGGTCCGTGCGCTGTCGGCGGCGGTGAGCGACAAGCGGGGCGTGGCCTCCGACGCGGTGTCGGACCAGGCGGCGTGGGGGACGGTGCTGGAGGTGCCGGGGTACTCGCAGATGCTGTATCCGGAGGGCGGTCCGGTGTGGTGCTCGCCCACGTCGACCTCGATGTTGCTGGCGTACTGGGGGCGGAAGCTCGCGAAGCCCGCGCTGGAGACCACGGTGCCCTTGTCCGCGGACCGGACGTATGACTGGGTCTACAAGGGCACGGGCAACTGGGCTTTCAACACCGCGTATGCCTCCGCCATCGGCGAGGGCGTGCTGCATGGCGCGGTGATGCGGCTGGATGGCTTCGCGCAGGTGGAGCGGCTCATCGCCCTGGGCATTCCCGTCAGCATCAGCATCGCCTACGCGGAGGGGGAGCTCACGGGGTCTCCCGTGCGCAGCTCGGATGGGCACCTCATCGTGCTCAAGGGCTTCACGCCAGAAGGGGACGTCGTGTGCAACGACCCCGCGTTCAAGACGAACGAGACGGTGGCGGTGACGTACAAGCGCGATGAGCTGTGGCGTGCGTGGCAGCACTCGCGCGGCATGGCCTATGTGCTGTGGCCCGTGGGGACGGCGCTCCCCGCCGAGCTCGTCGGGCTCCTTCGTTAG
- a CDS encoding sigma-54 dependent transcriptional regulator, whose protein sequence is MSTSRILVVDDDPQARDLLQRLLGPLGAVSQAANPKAAQERLAEGAFDLVLTDMAMPEPGDGLKVLQEVKAHLPDTPVIVVTAFGNIEGALDSIQQGAFDYLAKPFDVDAILRVARRALEQKRLVEENRSLRQQVDRSALVGRSPALLEVYKQVARAAASNVPVLITGETGTGKEMVARALHKRSPRTSGPFIPVDCGAITESLMESELFGHAKGSFTGASGARRGVFEEANGGTLFLDEIGDVGMKVQSQLLRVLQEGEIRRVGESVPVKVDARVVAATNKDLKERVAEGVFREDLLYRLDVVHLHLPPLRERREDIPALVQHFAGRHARGGVSPVVTQEAMSRLTAYDWPGNVRQLENVVARALALNVTGVLGPQDFPEPIGDAPKRLTGLAGDMPSLAELSRRYAAHVLQAVGGNKSEAARLLDVDRKTLYKLLEASGVEPEA, encoded by the coding sequence GTGAGTACATCGCGCATCCTCGTCGTGGACGATGACCCTCAGGCGAGAGACCTGCTCCAGCGGTTGTTGGGGCCCCTGGGCGCGGTGTCGCAGGCGGCGAATCCGAAGGCCGCGCAGGAGCGGCTGGCGGAGGGCGCGTTCGACCTGGTGCTGACGGACATGGCCATGCCCGAGCCGGGCGATGGGCTGAAGGTGTTGCAGGAGGTGAAGGCGCACCTTCCGGACACGCCGGTCATCGTGGTGACGGCCTTCGGCAACATCGAGGGCGCGCTCGACAGCATCCAGCAGGGCGCGTTCGACTACCTGGCGAAGCCCTTCGACGTGGACGCGATTCTGCGCGTGGCGCGGCGGGCGTTGGAGCAGAAGCGGCTGGTGGAGGAGAACCGCTCGCTGCGCCAGCAGGTGGACCGCAGCGCGCTGGTGGGACGCAGCCCCGCGTTGCTGGAGGTCTACAAGCAGGTGGCCCGCGCGGCGGCGAGCAACGTGCCGGTGTTGATTACGGGGGAGACAGGCACGGGCAAGGAGATGGTGGCGCGCGCGCTGCACAAGCGCTCGCCGCGCACGTCGGGGCCGTTCATCCCGGTGGACTGTGGCGCCATCACCGAGTCGCTGATGGAGAGCGAGTTGTTCGGCCACGCGAAGGGCAGCTTCACGGGCGCCTCGGGCGCGCGGCGCGGTGTCTTCGAGGAGGCGAACGGCGGGACGCTCTTCCTGGATGAGATTGGCGACGTGGGGATGAAGGTGCAGTCGCAGCTCTTGCGCGTGTTGCAGGAGGGCGAGATTCGCCGCGTGGGCGAGAGCGTGCCGGTGAAGGTGGACGCGCGCGTGGTGGCGGCGACGAACAAGGACTTGAAGGAGCGGGTGGCGGAGGGCGTGTTCCGCGAGGACCTGCTGTACCGGCTGGACGTGGTGCACCTGCACCTGCCGCCCTTGCGCGAGCGGCGCGAGGACATCCCCGCGCTGGTGCAGCACTTCGCGGGACGGCACGCGCGAGGCGGGGTGAGCCCGGTGGTGACTCAGGAGGCCATGTCGCGGCTGACGGCGTATGACTGGCCGGGCAACGTGCGGCAGTTGGAGAACGTGGTGGCGCGGGCGCTGGCGCTCAACGTGACGGGGGTGCTGGGGCCGCAGGACTTCCCGGAGCCCATCGGCGATGCGCCCAAGCGGTTGACGGGGCTCGCGGGAGACATGCCGAGCCTCGCGGAGCTGTCGCGCCGGTATGCCGCGCATGTGCTCCAGGCCGTGGGTGGCAACAAGAGCGAGGCGGCGCGGCTGCTCGACGTGGACCGCAAGACGCTCTACAAATTGCTCGAGGCGTCTGGCGTGGAGCCGGAGGCCTGA